The Bombus pyrosoma isolate SC7728 linkage group LG3, ASM1482585v1, whole genome shotgun sequence genome has a segment encoding these proteins:
- the LOC122566155 gene encoding ras-responsive element-binding protein 1 isoform X2, with the protein MDYSTKVTVKNGPTQENENDAPADAASSPSSVELPESAHPCPACSTVLPTSRELTNHLRGHNSPRSTDCSGEDDYCCGVCNKVLSSASSLDRHVLVHSGERPFKCKYCEMAFTTNGNMNRHLRTAHRGASPNSCTDSEGSSDSDKSSRQRHLEEYNNNEITKRNSPNIGDKRDEEQTSSLTGKRKCPNYVSDSETQKRHKILLNSSRSEMKSRPDDNQNIYNCPVCGRQDFATSALLEAHLERSHPEFPAKCDTCNLSFKNHRVLNLHRFMIHFAEHSMGNTARNLRNSIVGFNDLTFVDFSSDKFPAIARAVCEQSLHRPASGEVAKFQCSKCLRAFPCRSALDAHETDCGTMNLQSRTADDSQSRRDDFFAGLDLQNKAALREAKEGKDLADIQSIISVTSGPILQSFRSDTSTPENNIKFNTSVNSSGSSSTYCAEYHEEEAQDAFSAEFRKMKLKGEFPCRLCSSIFPNLRALKGHNRAHMGVGPGMPYPCNMCPYTSTDKATLVRHLRSHNGDRPYECSLCNYAFTTKANCERHVRNRHGKLTREDIKSVLIYHPNEDSTNENVERGNSPRVLKDEVRKSLVYPPEREDLHHQAQIHYPPVSMEVRGEIRIIEEAKLQNSSMSIYSTSHFEKNDAFSRHGQPLELTQRNSEETKPGQDAKSDYSKLDDDLESRSSEGSVSLVTETKTDSHQRIQASPMNLKKGLNISENIGEDGPLDLSMDVLDLSKKSKEKENDNFAAAHEQFGKNQKDLYSATSQLLLTEALLKAGQGSSQPTSLEALYANAIYRNFSTFPGSVGAGILPPYMFNPHVFGQDFSMKERLQKELVRGLQLTSGGTLVEPPIGSAGFTTFSQNRDMNSQSHSTTDQSEYAKLISSKMANKSLTTRDKPDNLPSSNSVKMVIKNGVLMPKQKQRRYRTERPFTCEHCSARFTLRSNMERHIKQQHPQHWSQRPRGGHSTRGRPPSSHPTLIQNLGQATTQGSQSYNNILPKVEQSTNPEFTRHSISDQVKYAILAQQLKANKMEDNDSEEELVIDEGPQEKENQESQDQREKSLLRGQLEATESTKETVVKEEPMECSNDGPNETNVELEKNEQTVTEQQKKSNTEKTIVTENSVEKNPDRVLKTESVNMNNVKMEDGAPDLASVSELLDNASQQYQQFQPQYLSDEEGLVASNSDCNNSGSDEKSDSVNSSHSTNASKKKKKKKKKKKKSAYSMAPNRVICPYCERPFPWTSSLRRHILTHTGQKPYQCVHCSLLFTTKSNCDRHLLRKHKANPNKMRRVRNSSSPDTQAVINNSNSFSMRNVPERPYKCNQCPSSTFSTLGNLKKHRSTKHARKMKTRSDTPSSEPQTSPQECPKPNNEQTDYDSQSSSVSEGIETSSMPGLTKSNSNASQLANETARSRRPSPRSSPGPSDVPFKCHLCDCGFAERHDCLEHIKMNHKKSYEMLVAKGALDMDIDAVEDQQQPPPQHHTSDGEEKRGRFPDYSNRKVVCAFCMRRFWSAEDLRRHMRTHTGERPFSCDICCRRFTLKHSMLRHRKKHESIDSTMYVGTSGDEENSPAQPPTITPRSQQQQQILVTANNGNSRIQDRISLPTVTPVATGDAAPSGLIRFNPYEKLTTLTGKLASIPSNANPDAESTDNDLISNLLGIRDKSFIDRVLQASADDAAKLLGVKRSHE; encoded by the exons TTACTGTTAAGAACGGACCCACCCAGGAAAATGAGAACGATGCACCAGCTGATGCTGCATCCTCACCATCTAGT GTTGAACTACCAGAAAGCGCACACCCATGTCCAGCTTGTTCGACCGTTTTGCCCACCTCCAGGGAGTTAACGAACCACTTACGCGGCCATAATTCGCCTCGCAGCACAGACTGTAGCGGCGAGGATGACTATTGCTGCGGCGTGTGCAATAAGGTGCTGAGCTCTGCAAGTTCCCTCGACAGACATGTGTTGGTGCACTCCGGGGAACGGCCGTTCAAATGCAAGTACTGTGAGATGGCGTTCACCACGAACGGCAATATGAACAGGCATTTGAGGACAGCGCACAGAGGCGCCTCGCCTAACAGCTGCACCGACTCCGAGGGTAGCAGCGACTCGGACAAATCATCCAGGCAGCGACATCTCGAGGAATACAACAACAACGAGATTACAAAAAGAAACTCGCCAAATATAGGGGACAAACGGGACGAGGAACAGACCTCGTCGTTAACTGGAAAGAGAAAGTGCCCTAACTATGTGAGCGACAGCGAAACACAAAAGAGGCACAAGATTCTTCTAAATAGCTCGAGAAGCGAGATGAAATCGAGACCGGACGACAACCagaatatttacaattgtCCAGTATGCGGGCGACAAGATTTTGCCACTAGCGCCCTCTTAGAAGCGCATCTGGAACGAAGTCATCCAGAATTCCCGGCGAAATGCGACACGTGCAACTTGTCGTTCAAAAACCACAGAGTACTGAATCTGCATCGGTTCATGATACATTTCGCGGAACACTCGATGGGAAATACCGCGAGAAATCTGAGAAACTCGATAGTAGGTTTCAACGATTTAACGTTCGTTGATTTCTCATCCGATAAGTTCCCAGCAATAGCAAGAGCTGTCTGCGAACAATCGCTTCACCGGCCAGCTTCTGGCGAGGTAGCCAAATTCCAATGCTCCAAATGTCTGCGAGCATTCCCTTGTAGATCCGCGTTGGACGCCCACGAAACTGACTGCGGCACGATGAATTTGCAAAGCAGGACAGCCGACGATAGCCAATCGAGAAGAGACGATTTCTTCGCTGGCTTGGATCTTCAAAACAAGGCTGCTTTGAGGGAAGCGAAGGAAGGCAAAGATCTTGCCGATATCCAGAGTATCATATCTGTCACATCTGGACCTATCTTACAGAGTTTTCGATCAGACACCAGTACACCCGAGAACAACATCAAATTTAATACCAGTGTAAATTCTTCTGGTAGTTCAAGTACGTATTGCGCAGAGTACCACGAGGAGGAAGCTCAAGACGCGTTTTCTGCGGagtttagaaaaatgaaattgaaagggGAGTTCCCTTGCAGGCTCTGTTCCTCGATATTTCCTAATCTAAGAGCCCTAAAAGGTCACAACAGGGCGCACATGGGCGTGGGACCTGGCATGCCATATCCTTGTAATATGTGCCCTTATACCAGCACTGATAAAGCGACTCTGGTGAGGCATCTGAGGTCTCACAATGGCGACAGACCTTACGAATGCTCTCTCTGCAATTACGCTTTCACAACTAAAGCTAATTGTGAGCGCCATGTACGAAACCGACATGGAAAATTGACAAGAGAAGACATTAAGAGCGTTCTCATCTATcatccaaatgaagattctACGAACGAGAACGTGGAACGTGGAAACTCACCCAGAGTTTTGAAAGACGAAGTGAGGAAGAGCCTGGTATATCCGCCAGAACGCGAAGATCTTCACCACCAGGCTCAAATACATTATCCTCCGGTTTCTATGGAGGTAAGAGGTGAGATCAGAATAATAGAAGAGGCGAAGCTGCAAAATTCCTCGATGTCGATATACAGCACTAGCCactttgaaaaaaatgatgCGTTTTCAAGACATGGTCAGCCTTTGGAGCTGACCCAAAGGAACTCCGAGGAGACAAAACCTGGTCAAGATGCCAAATCGGATTATTCGAAGTTGGACGACGATTTGGAGTCGAGATCATCCGAGGGTAGCGTATCTCTAGTCACAGAAACCAAAACAGATTCGCACCAAAGAATACAAGCTAGTCCTATGAATTTAAAGAAAGGTCTCAACATATCGGAAAACATAGGCGAAGACGGTCCGTTGGACCTTTCCATGGACGTACTGGATCTCAGCAAGAAGtcgaaggagaaggagaacgATAACTTCGCCGCGGCTCACGAACAATTTGGAAAAAACCAAAAAGATTTGTACAGTGCTACCAGTCAATTATTGTTGACCGAGGCTTTGTTGAAGGCTGGCCAGGGTAGCTCTCAACCTACATCTCTGGAAGCTCTGTACGCTAACGCGATCTACAGAAACTTCAGTACATTCCCTGGTAGCGTAGGAGCTGGAATATTGCCACCGTACATGTTCAATCCTCATGTCTTTGGCCAGGATTTCTCTATGAAGGAAAGATTACAGAAGGAATTGGTCAGAGGTCTACAGTTGACAAGTGGAGGTACTTTGGTGGAGCCACCCATAGGTAGCGCGGGATTTACCACCTTTTCTCAAAATAGAGACATGAATTCCCAGTCTCATTCAACAACCGACCAAAGTGAATATGCCAAATTAATATCTTCTAAGATGGCCAACAAGAGTCTGACAACCCGCGATAAACCGGACAATCTGCCCTCGTCCAATTCTGTGAAGATGGTGATCAAAAATGGAGTCCTGATGCCTAAACAAAAGCAACGAAGGTACAGAACCGAGAGGCCTTTTACCTGTGAACATTGCTCAGCGAGATTTACCTTGAGGAGCAATATGGAAAGGCATATTAAACAACAACATCCTCAGCACTGGAGCCAGCGACCTAGAGGAGGTCACTCGACAAGAGGAAGACCACCTTCCAGCCATCCTACGCTGATTCAAAATCTTGGACAGGCAACTACTCAAGGCAGTCAATCGTATAACAACATCCTGCCAAAAGTGGAACAGTCGACGAATCCGGAATTTACGAGGCATTCTATCTCCGACCAAGTGAAGTACGCTATCCTGGCACAGCAATTAAAGGCAAACAAAATGGAAGACAATGACTCTGAAGAAGAACTGGTCATAGACGAAGGGCCacaggagaaagaaaatcaagaatCTCAGGATCAAAGGGAGAAGAGTCTGTTGAGAGGACAATTGGAAGCTACAGAATCTACGAAAGAAACTGTAGTAAAAGAAGAACCTATGGAATGTTCAAACGATGGCCCAAATGAGACAAATGTTGAGCTGGAGAAAAACGAACAAACTGTTACTGAACAACAGAAAAAATCTAACACGGAGAAGACTATTGTCACGGAAAATTCGGTTGAAAAGAATCCTGACAGAGTGCTGAAAACGGAATCAGTTAATATGAACAACGTGAAGATGGAGGATGGAGCACCCGATCTTGCTAGCGTGTCAGAACTGTTAGACAATGCCTCCCAACAATACCAGCAGTTTCAACCCCAGTATTTAAGCGATGAAGAAGGACTAGTAGCATCGAACAGTGATTGCAATAATTCTGGCAGTGATGAGAAATCCGACTCTGTAAATTCATCACATTCGACGAACGcgtcgaaaaaaaagaagaagaagaagaaaaaaaagaagaaatcagCATATTCAATGGCCCCGAACAGAGTAATCTGTCCATACTGTGAACGACCATTTCCATGGACCTCGTCTCTCAGACGACATATTTTGACACACACTGGACAGAAACCTTATCAATGCGTTCACTGTTCATTGCTATTCACAACAAAATCCAACTGCGACCGTCATCTGCTCCGAAAACATAAAGCAAATCCGAACAAGATGCGTAGAGTAAGAAACTCTTCTTCTCCAGATACTCAAGCGGTCATCAACAATAGTAACTCGTTCTCCATGAGGAACGTTCCTGAAAGACCCTACAAGTGCAATCAGTGTCCCAGCTCAACATTTTCGACGTTGGGTAACCTAAAGAAACATCGTTCCACTAAACACGCTCGGAAAATGAAGACCAGGTCGGACACTCCATCCAGTGAACCTCAAACCAGCCCACAAGAGTGTCCAAAGCCGAATAACGAACAAACTGATTATGATAGTCAGTCTTCGAGCGTGTCTGAAGGGATAGAAACTTCTTCGATGCCAGGGCTTACTAAATCGAATTCTAACGCTTCACAATTGGCGAACGAAACAGCTAGGTCAAGGAGACCTTCGCCGAGATCATCACCTGGGCCCAGTGATGTGCCTTTTAAGTGCCACTTGTGCGATTGTGGTTTCGCAGAACGACACGACTGCCTCGAACACATCAAAATGAACCACAAAAAATCCTACGAAATGTTAGTGGCGAAAGGGGCACTGGACATGGACATCGACGCGGTTGAAGACCAACAACAGCCACCGCCCCAACACCATACCAGCGACGGAGAAGAAAAACGGGGACGTTTCCCAGACTATAGTAACAGAAAG GTTGTATGTGCATTCTGTATGAGGCGGTTCTGGTCTGCAGAGGATCTCCGGCGCCATATGAGAACACACACCGGAGAACGACCTTTCTCCTGCGATATATGCTGCAGAAGATTCACCTTGAAACATAGTATGCTGCGGCACAGAAAGAAGCACGAGTCCATTGATTCTACCATGTATGTTGGTACAAGCGGAGATGAAGAAAATTCACCTGCACAGCCACCTACTATCACACCGCGAAgtcaacaacaacaacaaattCTGGTGACAGCCAACAACGGAAATTCCCGTATTCAAGACAGAATCTCTTTACCAACTGTTACTCCAGTCGCGACCGGTGACGCAGCCCCGAGTGGATTAATAAGATTCAATCCATACGAGAAATTAACCACTCTGACAGGAAAATTGGCCAGTATTCCATCAAACGCAAATCCAGATGCAGAGAGCACGGATAATGATTTGATCTCGAACCTGCTGGGAATAAGAGACAAGAGTTTCATCGACAGAGTATTACAGGCATCCGCTGATGACGCCGCCAAGCTATTAGGAGTAAAGCGTAGCCATGAGTGA
- the LOC122566155 gene encoding ras-responsive element-binding protein 1 isoform X3 — protein MVTVKNGPTQENENDAPADAASSPSSVELPESAHPCPACSTVLPTSRELTNHLRGHNSPRSTDCSGEDDYCCGVCNKVLSSASSLDRHVLVHSGERPFKCKYCEMAFTTNGNMNRHLRTAHRGASPNSCTDSEGSSDSDKSSRQRHLEEYNNNEITKRNSPNIGDKRDEEQTSSLTGKRKCPNYVSDSETQKRHKILLNSSRSEMKSRPDDNQNIYNCPVCGRQDFATSALLEAHLERSHPEFPAKCDTCNLSFKNHRVLNLHRFMIHFAEHSMGNTARNLRNSIVGFNDLTFVDFSSDKFPAIARAVCEQSLHRPASGEVAKFQCSKCLRAFPCRSALDAHETDCGTMNLQSRTADDSQSRRDDFFAGLDLQNKAALREAKEGKDLADIQSIISVTSGPILQSFRSDTSTPENNIKFNTSVNSSGSSSTYCAEYHEEEAQDAFSAEFRKMKLKGEFPCRLCSSIFPNLRALKGHNRAHMGVGPGMPYPCNMCPYTSTDKATLVRHLRSHNGDRPYECSLCNYAFTTKANCERHVRNRHGKLTREDIKSVLIYHPNEDSTNENVERGNSPRVLKDEVRKSLVYPPEREDLHHQAQIHYPPVSMEVRGEIRIIEEAKLQNSSMSIYSTSHFEKNDAFSRHGQPLELTQRNSEETKPGQDAKSDYSKLDDDLESRSSEGSVSLVTETKTDSHQRIQASPMNLKKGLNISENIGEDGPLDLSMDVLDLSKKSKEKENDNFAAAHEQFGKNQKDLYSATSQLLLTEALLKAGQGSSQPTSLEALYANAIYRNFSTFPGSVGAGILPPYMFNPHVFGQDFSMKERLQKELVRGLQLTSGGTLVEPPIGSAGFTTFSQNRDMNSQSHSTTDQSEYAKLISSKMANKSLTTRDKPDNLPSSNSVKMVIKNGVLMPKQKQRRYRTERPFTCEHCSARFTLRSNMERHIKQQHPQHWSQRPRGGHSTRGRPPSSHPTLIQNLGQATTQGSQSYNNILPKVEQSTNPEFTRHSISDQVKYAILAQQLKANKMEDNDSEEELVIDEGPQEKENQESQDQREKSLLRGQLEATESTKETVVKEEPMECSNDGPNETNVELEKNEQTVTEQQKKSNTEKTIVTENSVEKNPDRVLKTESVNMNNVKMEDGAPDLASVSELLDNASQQYQQFQPQYLSDEEGLVASNSDCNNSGSDEKSDSVNSSHSTNASKKKKKKKKKKKKSAYSMAPNRVICPYCERPFPWTSSLRRHILTHTGQKPYQCVHCSLLFTTKSNCDRHLLRKHKANPNKMRRVRNSSSPDTQAVINNSNSFSMRNVPERPYKCNQCPSSTFSTLGNLKKHRSTKHARKMKTRSDTPSSEPQTSPQECPKPNNEQTDYDSQSSSVSEGIETSSMPGLTKSNSNASQLANETARSRRPSPRSSPGPSDVPFKCHLCDCGFAERHDCLEHIKMNHKKSYEMLVAKGALDMDIDAVEDQQQPPPQHHTSDGEEKRGRFPDYSNRKVVCAFCMRRFWSAEDLRRHMRTHTGERPFSCDICCRRFTLKHSMLRHRKKHESIDSTMYVGTSGDEENSPAQPPTITPRSQQQQQILVTANNGNSRIQDRISLPTVTPVATGDAAPSGLIRFNPYEKLTTLTGKLASIPSNANPDAESTDNDLISNLLGIRDKSFIDRVLQASADDAAKLLGVKRSHE, from the exons TTACTGTTAAGAACGGACCCACCCAGGAAAATGAGAACGATGCACCAGCTGATGCTGCATCCTCACCATCTAGT GTTGAACTACCAGAAAGCGCACACCCATGTCCAGCTTGTTCGACCGTTTTGCCCACCTCCAGGGAGTTAACGAACCACTTACGCGGCCATAATTCGCCTCGCAGCACAGACTGTAGCGGCGAGGATGACTATTGCTGCGGCGTGTGCAATAAGGTGCTGAGCTCTGCAAGTTCCCTCGACAGACATGTGTTGGTGCACTCCGGGGAACGGCCGTTCAAATGCAAGTACTGTGAGATGGCGTTCACCACGAACGGCAATATGAACAGGCATTTGAGGACAGCGCACAGAGGCGCCTCGCCTAACAGCTGCACCGACTCCGAGGGTAGCAGCGACTCGGACAAATCATCCAGGCAGCGACATCTCGAGGAATACAACAACAACGAGATTACAAAAAGAAACTCGCCAAATATAGGGGACAAACGGGACGAGGAACAGACCTCGTCGTTAACTGGAAAGAGAAAGTGCCCTAACTATGTGAGCGACAGCGAAACACAAAAGAGGCACAAGATTCTTCTAAATAGCTCGAGAAGCGAGATGAAATCGAGACCGGACGACAACCagaatatttacaattgtCCAGTATGCGGGCGACAAGATTTTGCCACTAGCGCCCTCTTAGAAGCGCATCTGGAACGAAGTCATCCAGAATTCCCGGCGAAATGCGACACGTGCAACTTGTCGTTCAAAAACCACAGAGTACTGAATCTGCATCGGTTCATGATACATTTCGCGGAACACTCGATGGGAAATACCGCGAGAAATCTGAGAAACTCGATAGTAGGTTTCAACGATTTAACGTTCGTTGATTTCTCATCCGATAAGTTCCCAGCAATAGCAAGAGCTGTCTGCGAACAATCGCTTCACCGGCCAGCTTCTGGCGAGGTAGCCAAATTCCAATGCTCCAAATGTCTGCGAGCATTCCCTTGTAGATCCGCGTTGGACGCCCACGAAACTGACTGCGGCACGATGAATTTGCAAAGCAGGACAGCCGACGATAGCCAATCGAGAAGAGACGATTTCTTCGCTGGCTTGGATCTTCAAAACAAGGCTGCTTTGAGGGAAGCGAAGGAAGGCAAAGATCTTGCCGATATCCAGAGTATCATATCTGTCACATCTGGACCTATCTTACAGAGTTTTCGATCAGACACCAGTACACCCGAGAACAACATCAAATTTAATACCAGTGTAAATTCTTCTGGTAGTTCAAGTACGTATTGCGCAGAGTACCACGAGGAGGAAGCTCAAGACGCGTTTTCTGCGGagtttagaaaaatgaaattgaaagggGAGTTCCCTTGCAGGCTCTGTTCCTCGATATTTCCTAATCTAAGAGCCCTAAAAGGTCACAACAGGGCGCACATGGGCGTGGGACCTGGCATGCCATATCCTTGTAATATGTGCCCTTATACCAGCACTGATAAAGCGACTCTGGTGAGGCATCTGAGGTCTCACAATGGCGACAGACCTTACGAATGCTCTCTCTGCAATTACGCTTTCACAACTAAAGCTAATTGTGAGCGCCATGTACGAAACCGACATGGAAAATTGACAAGAGAAGACATTAAGAGCGTTCTCATCTATcatccaaatgaagattctACGAACGAGAACGTGGAACGTGGAAACTCACCCAGAGTTTTGAAAGACGAAGTGAGGAAGAGCCTGGTATATCCGCCAGAACGCGAAGATCTTCACCACCAGGCTCAAATACATTATCCTCCGGTTTCTATGGAGGTAAGAGGTGAGATCAGAATAATAGAAGAGGCGAAGCTGCAAAATTCCTCGATGTCGATATACAGCACTAGCCactttgaaaaaaatgatgCGTTTTCAAGACATGGTCAGCCTTTGGAGCTGACCCAAAGGAACTCCGAGGAGACAAAACCTGGTCAAGATGCCAAATCGGATTATTCGAAGTTGGACGACGATTTGGAGTCGAGATCATCCGAGGGTAGCGTATCTCTAGTCACAGAAACCAAAACAGATTCGCACCAAAGAATACAAGCTAGTCCTATGAATTTAAAGAAAGGTCTCAACATATCGGAAAACATAGGCGAAGACGGTCCGTTGGACCTTTCCATGGACGTACTGGATCTCAGCAAGAAGtcgaaggagaaggagaacgATAACTTCGCCGCGGCTCACGAACAATTTGGAAAAAACCAAAAAGATTTGTACAGTGCTACCAGTCAATTATTGTTGACCGAGGCTTTGTTGAAGGCTGGCCAGGGTAGCTCTCAACCTACATCTCTGGAAGCTCTGTACGCTAACGCGATCTACAGAAACTTCAGTACATTCCCTGGTAGCGTAGGAGCTGGAATATTGCCACCGTACATGTTCAATCCTCATGTCTTTGGCCAGGATTTCTCTATGAAGGAAAGATTACAGAAGGAATTGGTCAGAGGTCTACAGTTGACAAGTGGAGGTACTTTGGTGGAGCCACCCATAGGTAGCGCGGGATTTACCACCTTTTCTCAAAATAGAGACATGAATTCCCAGTCTCATTCAACAACCGACCAAAGTGAATATGCCAAATTAATATCTTCTAAGATGGCCAACAAGAGTCTGACAACCCGCGATAAACCGGACAATCTGCCCTCGTCCAATTCTGTGAAGATGGTGATCAAAAATGGAGTCCTGATGCCTAAACAAAAGCAACGAAGGTACAGAACCGAGAGGCCTTTTACCTGTGAACATTGCTCAGCGAGATTTACCTTGAGGAGCAATATGGAAAGGCATATTAAACAACAACATCCTCAGCACTGGAGCCAGCGACCTAGAGGAGGTCACTCGACAAGAGGAAGACCACCTTCCAGCCATCCTACGCTGATTCAAAATCTTGGACAGGCAACTACTCAAGGCAGTCAATCGTATAACAACATCCTGCCAAAAGTGGAACAGTCGACGAATCCGGAATTTACGAGGCATTCTATCTCCGACCAAGTGAAGTACGCTATCCTGGCACAGCAATTAAAGGCAAACAAAATGGAAGACAATGACTCTGAAGAAGAACTGGTCATAGACGAAGGGCCacaggagaaagaaaatcaagaatCTCAGGATCAAAGGGAGAAGAGTCTGTTGAGAGGACAATTGGAAGCTACAGAATCTACGAAAGAAACTGTAGTAAAAGAAGAACCTATGGAATGTTCAAACGATGGCCCAAATGAGACAAATGTTGAGCTGGAGAAAAACGAACAAACTGTTACTGAACAACAGAAAAAATCTAACACGGAGAAGACTATTGTCACGGAAAATTCGGTTGAAAAGAATCCTGACAGAGTGCTGAAAACGGAATCAGTTAATATGAACAACGTGAAGATGGAGGATGGAGCACCCGATCTTGCTAGCGTGTCAGAACTGTTAGACAATGCCTCCCAACAATACCAGCAGTTTCAACCCCAGTATTTAAGCGATGAAGAAGGACTAGTAGCATCGAACAGTGATTGCAATAATTCTGGCAGTGATGAGAAATCCGACTCTGTAAATTCATCACATTCGACGAACGcgtcgaaaaaaaagaagaagaagaagaaaaaaaagaagaaatcagCATATTCAATGGCCCCGAACAGAGTAATCTGTCCATACTGTGAACGACCATTTCCATGGACCTCGTCTCTCAGACGACATATTTTGACACACACTGGACAGAAACCTTATCAATGCGTTCACTGTTCATTGCTATTCACAACAAAATCCAACTGCGACCGTCATCTGCTCCGAAAACATAAAGCAAATCCGAACAAGATGCGTAGAGTAAGAAACTCTTCTTCTCCAGATACTCAAGCGGTCATCAACAATAGTAACTCGTTCTCCATGAGGAACGTTCCTGAAAGACCCTACAAGTGCAATCAGTGTCCCAGCTCAACATTTTCGACGTTGGGTAACCTAAAGAAACATCGTTCCACTAAACACGCTCGGAAAATGAAGACCAGGTCGGACACTCCATCCAGTGAACCTCAAACCAGCCCACAAGAGTGTCCAAAGCCGAATAACGAACAAACTGATTATGATAGTCAGTCTTCGAGCGTGTCTGAAGGGATAGAAACTTCTTCGATGCCAGGGCTTACTAAATCGAATTCTAACGCTTCACAATTGGCGAACGAAACAGCTAGGTCAAGGAGACCTTCGCCGAGATCATCACCTGGGCCCAGTGATGTGCCTTTTAAGTGCCACTTGTGCGATTGTGGTTTCGCAGAACGACACGACTGCCTCGAACACATCAAAATGAACCACAAAAAATCCTACGAAATGTTAGTGGCGAAAGGGGCACTGGACATGGACATCGACGCGGTTGAAGACCAACAACAGCCACCGCCCCAACACCATACCAGCGACGGAGAAGAAAAACGGGGACGTTTCCCAGACTATAGTAACAGAAAG GTTGTATGTGCATTCTGTATGAGGCGGTTCTGGTCTGCAGAGGATCTCCGGCGCCATATGAGAACACACACCGGAGAACGACCTTTCTCCTGCGATATATGCTGCAGAAGATTCACCTTGAAACATAGTATGCTGCGGCACAGAAAGAAGCACGAGTCCATTGATTCTACCATGTATGTTGGTACAAGCGGAGATGAAGAAAATTCACCTGCACAGCCACCTACTATCACACCGCGAAgtcaacaacaacaacaaattCTGGTGACAGCCAACAACGGAAATTCCCGTATTCAAGACAGAATCTCTTTACCAACTGTTACTCCAGTCGCGACCGGTGACGCAGCCCCGAGTGGATTAATAAGATTCAATCCATACGAGAAATTAACCACTCTGACAGGAAAATTGGCCAGTATTCCATCAAACGCAAATCCAGATGCAGAGAGCACGGATAATGATTTGATCTCGAACCTGCTGGGAATAAGAGACAAGAGTTTCATCGACAGAGTATTACAGGCATCCGCTGATGACGCCGCCAAGCTATTAGGAGTAAAGCGTAGCCATGAGTGA